One Triticum dicoccoides isolate Atlit2015 ecotype Zavitan chromosome 4B, WEW_v2.0, whole genome shotgun sequence genomic window carries:
- the LOC119290622 gene encoding uncharacterized protein LOC119290622 isoform X4, which yields MPRGAVKRRREPSPVAAAGERKLLPGEHVEVISFDPGLCGSWHQAVVIEILDNFRSVRYIDFVDDSGSGSPLVEQVEVSDAIDGKSSAARGSTRGKVRPVHPHQPLQVSDASYGLWVDALVEGSYWEGVIADHAEGSMERKVFFPDEGDERIMAVDQLRRTQDWDEVTGTWKPRGIWLFLQMLLSHEEKDGLPVSVRQIWYDLRSNLSLTTKDNTWMCGTESFWEGSLAALIAQLRSVCDKHTQDGNQIGDCCRSAETSTSAAFQNKNVESIVSDKLDSASAAICRTMLEFISYYRNNDRISARAKRESAKHHLKSVGWTFVDDRAKNRYCVSPDGKRFASFIAACEAYLAQKGCHTNNLLLHSVTRNNEDCSSIGTDLILRENKHHNKLSMDASASWMPVQLDAKFSPPIASLLASYQEVTSFSQGQINETMRMKLKEHLLALGWSIVSKEDDIIRPNGQPSTIKRYRYKSPAGKTYVSFLQVLRSFAVQCIKRVKGNNTEDIPDNCNHLAAHRVNLDAAVSRDLATLGKRKRENKSDVVGKYVDCVEADVQNVRKKKLLRSKAKKFLKSAGWIVCQKMKSSKKRELRYHSPYGKSYKCLLAACKGYLEQGYQKENNASSGITTDTFIALGGGATDTSGRKDLLVSVLDRHDGTFSWPTCHVKSKKRKSSSVPMSHARVLSSTHGQILPYQHRAKTVLSLLVDKNILLPRVKLTYKQRSDGPRLKEGTVTKDGIKCRCCNELFTLESFEVHAGCSTRLPAAHIFLKDGRSLSQCLVELMGENKPKESLQVRLKTNCSDTESDSICSICNEGGEILLCDNCPSSFHHACVGLEATPEGSWYCPSCRCSICDLSDYDPDTNQFTEKTIMYCDQCEREYHVGCMRNKGDQLTCCPEGCWFCSRGCSEIFHHLQELIGKSIPTPVEGLSCTILRFDRENASDHGDFYNEIMAEQYGKLCIALDVLHECFVTIIEPRTRRDLSEDIVFNRESGLRRLNFRGFYTILLQKDGELISVGTFRVCGKKFAELPLIGTRIQYRRQGMCRLLMNELEKLLSGLGVERLILPAIPQLLETWTGSFGFTAMSFSQRFELAESSILSFQGTTICQKILDATHHNPRDMSIQLVVNAEEIELGKNSIVSFERTTACDTVVNNASNHSEELKVTAQTNYNSLALAENSVFSSWGTTICQKVSSNAFSHPEELNGSDYQLECTSIVREALESDSQESTSVGVEDRDQLEPELLLEIRSNSSEEGNCAVGVPIITPNPEVNFTVDSHGQPYDRSVQRELCFN from the exons ATGCCGCGGGGGGCCGTGAAGCGGAGGCGCGAGCCGTCCCCTGTCGCCGCCGCGGGGGAGCGGAAGCTTCTTCCAGGCGAGCACGTCGAG GTCATTAGTTTTGATCCAGGGCTATGCGGATCATGGCATCAGGCTGTTGTCATTGAAATTTTGGACAACTTCCGCTCTGTAAGATACATTGATTTTGTTGATGACAGTGGTAGCGGGTCACCTCTTGTTGAGCAAGTTGAGGTGTCAGATGCTATCGATGGCAAGTCAAGTGCGGCTCGGGGATCCACTCGTGGAAAAGTAAGACCGGTGCATCCACATCAACCGCTGCAGGTATCTGATGCAAGCTATGGACTGTGGGTTGATGCACTAGTGGAAGGATCCTATTGGGAAGGTGTCATTGCTGATCACGCTGAAGGCTCCATGGAGAGGAAGGTCTTTTTTCCTGATGAAGGCGATGAACGCATTATGGCAGTCGATCAGCTACGCCGTACTCAGGACTGGGATGAAGTTACTGGAACATGGAAACCACGAGGAATCTGGTTGTTTCTCCAAATGCTGTTGTCACATGAAGAGAAAGATGGTTTACCTGTATCAGTCAGGCAGATATGGTATGACCTGAGGTCAAATCTTTCCTTGACGACAAAAGACAATACGTGGATGTGTGGAACAGAATCTTTTTGGGAGGGATCACTTGCAGCCCTTATTGCACAATTACGGTCTGTATGTGACAAACATACCCAAGATGGAAATCAAATAGGAGACTGTTGTAGATCAGCAGAAACTTCAACATCTGCAgcctttcaaaataaaaatgtCGAGTCAATTGTCTCGGATAAGCTGGATTCCGCATCAGCTGCTATCTGCCGGACCATGTTAGAATTCATCTCATACTATCGCAATAACGACAGGATTAGTGCTCGTGCCAAACGGGAGTCTGCAAAGCACCATCTTAAATCAGTAGGGTGGACCTTTGTAGACGATAGAGCTAAGAACAGATATTGTGTCTCACCTGATGGGAAGCGGTTTGCATCTTTTATAGCAGCATGTGAGGCTTACCTGGCACAGAAGGGTTGTCATACAAATAATTTGCTTTTACATAGTGTGACTCGAAATAATGAAGATTGCAGCTCAATTGGCACAGATCTTATCCTAAGGGAGAACAAACACCATAATAAGTTGAGTATGGATGCCTCAGCTTCTTGGATGCCAGTACAGCTAGATGCAAAATTTTCCCCACCTATAGCGTCGTTGCTTGCTAGTTACCAAGAGGTCACCAGTTTTTCCCAGGGACAAATTAATGAGACCATGAGGATGAAGCTGAAGGAGCATCTCCTGGCATTAGGTTGGAGTATTGTGTCCAAAGAAGATGATATTATAAGGCCTAACGGTCAACCAAGTACTATTAAGAGATACCGGTACAAGTCACCTGCCGGGAAGACTTATGTTTCTTTCCTTCAAGTACTCAGGAGCTTCGCAGTTCAATGTATTAAACGAGTTAAAGGGAACAATACTGAAGACATTCCTGATAATTGCAATCATTTGGCAGCGCACAGAGTAAATCTTGATGCAGCAGTTTCAAGGGACCTGGCAACACTTGGTAAGCGTAAACGTGAAAATAAATCTGATGTTGTAGGAAAATATGTAGATTGTGTGGAAGCGGATGTGCAGAATGTCAGGAAAAAGAAACTTCTGAGATCAAAAGCTAAGAAGTTCCTCAAATCTGCTGGTTGGATAGTCTGCCAAAAGATGAAATCTAGTAAAAAACGGGAGCTTCGGTATCATTCTCCATATGGCAAGTCCTACAAATGTCTGCTGGCAGCATGTAAAGGGTACTTAGAGCAAGGATATCAAAAGGAGAATAATGCAAGCTCTGGGATCACCACTGATACGTTTATAGCACTCGGTGGCGGAGCAACGGATACAAGTGGAAGAAAGGACCTGCTGGTTTCAGTTTTAGATAGACATGATGGCACGTTTAGCTGGCCTACATGTCATGTAAAATCAAAGAAAAGAAAATCATCTTCGGTGCCTATGAGCCATGCACGAGTTTTGAGTTCAACACATGGTCAGATCCTGCCATATCAGCATCGTGCTAAAACCGTTCTGTCTCTGTTGGTAGACAAAAATATTCTATTACCAAGAGTTAAACTTACTTATAAGCAAAGAAGTGATGGGCCTCGGCTAAAGGAAGGTACCGTTACTAAAGATGGAATAAAATGCAGGTGTTGCAATGAACTATTCACTCTGGAAAGCTTTGAGGTTCATGCTGGGTGCAGTACTCGGTTACCTGCTGCTCATATCTTTTTGAAGGATGGGAGGTCCCTCTCACAGTGTTTAGTTGAATTGATGGGTGAAAACAAGCCCAAAGAATCACTGCAAGTGCGCTTGAAGACAAATTGTTCCGATACAGAAAGTGATTCAATATGCTCTATATGCAATGAGGGTGGGGAAATATTACTTTGTGACAATTGTCCTTCATCCTTCCACCATGCTTGTGTTGGTTTGGAG GCCACTCCGGAAGGAAGCTGGTACTGTCCATCTTGTAGATGTAGTATTTGTGACTTGAGTGATTATGATCCTGATACCAACCAATTCACCGAGAAGACTATTATGTATTGTGATCAGTGTGAACGCGAAT ATCATGTTGGTTGCATGAGAAACAAAGGTGATCAGCTCACCTGCTGTCCAGAAGGGTGCTGGTTTTGCAGTAGGGGATGCTCAGAG ATATTTCATCATTTGCAAGAGCTTATCGGGAAATCAATTCCAACTCCTGTCGAAGGCTTATCATGCACCATACTCAGATTTGACAGAGAAAATGCCAGTGACCATGGCGATTTTTACAATGAGATAATGGCAGAACAGTATGGCAAGCTGTGCATTGCACTTGATGTTCTTCATGAATGTTTTGTTACTATTATCGAGCCCCGCACACGAAGAGATCTTTCTGAAGACATTGTGTTCAATAGAGA ATCAGGTCTCCGACGGCTTAATTTTAGGGGATTCTACACGATACTTCTCCAGAAAGATGGTGAGCTGATATCTGTCGGCACTTTTAG ggtATGCGGGAAGAAGTTTGCTGAGCTGCCTCTTATTGGCACAAGAATTCAATATCGTCGACAAGGAATGTGTCGCCTACTGATGAATGAACTGGAGAAG TTACTTTCTGGCTTGGGGGTGGAAAGGCTTATCTTACCGGCGATTCCTCAGCTTCTAGAAACATGGACAGGATCATTTGGTTTCACAGCAATGTCTTTCTCTCAGAGGTTTGAATTGGCAGAGAGCAGCATTCTCAGTTTCCAGGGAACCACCATCTGTCAGAAGATTTTAGATGCCACGCATCATAATCCAAGAGATATGAGCATCCAGTTGGTGGTTAATGCAGAAGAAATTGAGTTGGGGAAGAACAGCATTGTCAGTTTTGAAAGAACCACCGCATGTGACACGGTTGTGAACAATGCATCCAATCATTCAGAAGAGTTGAAG GTTACAGCGCAGACTAACTATAACAGTCTAGCATTGGCAGAGAACTccgttttcagctcttggggaaccacTATTTGTCAGAAGGTTTCAAGTAATGCATTTAGCCATCCAGAAGAGTTgaatg GATCTGACTACCAACTGGAATGTACTAGTATCGTCCGTGAGGCATTGGAAAGTGATAGTCAAGAAAGCACTTCAGTGGGGGTAGAAGATAGAGACCAACTGGAGCCTGAGCTGTTACTGGAAATTCGGAGTAACAGTAGTGAAGAGGGCAATTGTGCTGTTGGTGTTCCCATTATTACGCCAAACCCAGAAGTTAACTTTACCGTGGACAGTCATGGGCAGCCGTATGACAG ATCAGTGCAGCGAGAGTTGTGTTTCAACTGA
- the LOC119290622 gene encoding uncharacterized protein LOC119290622 isoform X3, translating into MPRGAVKRRREPSPVAAAGERKLLPGEHVEVISFDPGLCGSWHQAVVIEILDNFRSVRYIDFVDDSGSGSPLVEQVEVSDAIDGKSSAARGSTRGKVRPVHPHQPLQVSDASYGLWVDALVEGSYWEGVIADHAEGSMERKVFFPDEGDERIMAVDQLRRTQDWDEVTGTWKPRGIWLFLQMLLSHEEKDGLPVSVRQIWYDLRSNLSLTTKDNTWMCGTESFWEGSLAALIAQLRSVCDKHTQDGNQIGDCCRSAETSTSAAFQNKNVESIVSDKLDSASAAICRTMLEFISYYRNNDRISARAKRESAKHHLKSVGWTFVDDRAKNRYCVSPDGKRFASFIAACEAYLAQKGCHTNNLLLHSVTRNNEDCSSIGTDLILRENKHHNKLSMDASASWMPVQLDAKFSPPIASLLASYQEVTSFSQGQINETMRMKLKEHLLALGWSIVSKEDDIIRPNGQPSTIKRYRYKSPAGKTYVSFLQVLRSFAVQCIKRVKGNNTEDIPDNCNHLAAHRVNLDAAVSRDLATLGKRKRENKSDVVGKYVDCVEADVQNVRKKKLLRSKAKKFLKSAGWIVCQKMKSSKKRELRYHSPYGKSYKCLLAACKGYLEQGYQKENNASSGITTDTFIALGGGATDTSGRKDLLVSVLDRHDGTFSWPTCHVKSKKRKSSSVPMSHARVLSSTHGQILPYQHRAKTVLSLLVDKNILLPRVKLTYKQRSDGPRLKEGTVTKDGIKCRCCNELFTLESFEVHAGCSTRLPAAHIFLKDGRSLSQCLVELMGENKPKESLQVRLKTNCSDTESDSICSICNEGGEILLCDNCPSSFHHACVGLEATPEGSWYCPSCRCSICDLSDYDPDTNQFTEKTIMYCDQCEREYHVGCMRNKGDQLTCCPEGCWFCSRGCSEIFHHLQELIGKSIPTPVEGLSCTILRFDRENASDHGDFYNEIMAEQYGKLCIALDVLHECFVTIIEPRTRRDLSEDIVFNRESGLRRLNFRGFYTILLQKDGELISVGTFRVCGKKFAELPLIGTRIQYRRQGMCRLLMNELEKLLSGLGVERLILPAIPQLLETWTGSFGFTAMSFSQRFELAESSILSFQGTTICQKILDATHHNPRDMSIQLVVNAEEIELGKNSIVSFERTTACDTVVNNASNHSEELKVTAQTNYNSLACDTVVNNASNHSEELKVTAQTNYNSLALAENSVFSSWGTTICQKVSSNAFSHPEELNGSDYQLECTSIVREALESDSQESTSVGVEDRDQLEPELLLEIRSNSSEEGNCAVGVPIITPNPEVNFTVDSHGQPYDRSVQRELCFN; encoded by the exons ATGCCGCGGGGGGCCGTGAAGCGGAGGCGCGAGCCGTCCCCTGTCGCCGCCGCGGGGGAGCGGAAGCTTCTTCCAGGCGAGCACGTCGAG GTCATTAGTTTTGATCCAGGGCTATGCGGATCATGGCATCAGGCTGTTGTCATTGAAATTTTGGACAACTTCCGCTCTGTAAGATACATTGATTTTGTTGATGACAGTGGTAGCGGGTCACCTCTTGTTGAGCAAGTTGAGGTGTCAGATGCTATCGATGGCAAGTCAAGTGCGGCTCGGGGATCCACTCGTGGAAAAGTAAGACCGGTGCATCCACATCAACCGCTGCAGGTATCTGATGCAAGCTATGGACTGTGGGTTGATGCACTAGTGGAAGGATCCTATTGGGAAGGTGTCATTGCTGATCACGCTGAAGGCTCCATGGAGAGGAAGGTCTTTTTTCCTGATGAAGGCGATGAACGCATTATGGCAGTCGATCAGCTACGCCGTACTCAGGACTGGGATGAAGTTACTGGAACATGGAAACCACGAGGAATCTGGTTGTTTCTCCAAATGCTGTTGTCACATGAAGAGAAAGATGGTTTACCTGTATCAGTCAGGCAGATATGGTATGACCTGAGGTCAAATCTTTCCTTGACGACAAAAGACAATACGTGGATGTGTGGAACAGAATCTTTTTGGGAGGGATCACTTGCAGCCCTTATTGCACAATTACGGTCTGTATGTGACAAACATACCCAAGATGGAAATCAAATAGGAGACTGTTGTAGATCAGCAGAAACTTCAACATCTGCAgcctttcaaaataaaaatgtCGAGTCAATTGTCTCGGATAAGCTGGATTCCGCATCAGCTGCTATCTGCCGGACCATGTTAGAATTCATCTCATACTATCGCAATAACGACAGGATTAGTGCTCGTGCCAAACGGGAGTCTGCAAAGCACCATCTTAAATCAGTAGGGTGGACCTTTGTAGACGATAGAGCTAAGAACAGATATTGTGTCTCACCTGATGGGAAGCGGTTTGCATCTTTTATAGCAGCATGTGAGGCTTACCTGGCACAGAAGGGTTGTCATACAAATAATTTGCTTTTACATAGTGTGACTCGAAATAATGAAGATTGCAGCTCAATTGGCACAGATCTTATCCTAAGGGAGAACAAACACCATAATAAGTTGAGTATGGATGCCTCAGCTTCTTGGATGCCAGTACAGCTAGATGCAAAATTTTCCCCACCTATAGCGTCGTTGCTTGCTAGTTACCAAGAGGTCACCAGTTTTTCCCAGGGACAAATTAATGAGACCATGAGGATGAAGCTGAAGGAGCATCTCCTGGCATTAGGTTGGAGTATTGTGTCCAAAGAAGATGATATTATAAGGCCTAACGGTCAACCAAGTACTATTAAGAGATACCGGTACAAGTCACCTGCCGGGAAGACTTATGTTTCTTTCCTTCAAGTACTCAGGAGCTTCGCAGTTCAATGTATTAAACGAGTTAAAGGGAACAATACTGAAGACATTCCTGATAATTGCAATCATTTGGCAGCGCACAGAGTAAATCTTGATGCAGCAGTTTCAAGGGACCTGGCAACACTTGGTAAGCGTAAACGTGAAAATAAATCTGATGTTGTAGGAAAATATGTAGATTGTGTGGAAGCGGATGTGCAGAATGTCAGGAAAAAGAAACTTCTGAGATCAAAAGCTAAGAAGTTCCTCAAATCTGCTGGTTGGATAGTCTGCCAAAAGATGAAATCTAGTAAAAAACGGGAGCTTCGGTATCATTCTCCATATGGCAAGTCCTACAAATGTCTGCTGGCAGCATGTAAAGGGTACTTAGAGCAAGGATATCAAAAGGAGAATAATGCAAGCTCTGGGATCACCACTGATACGTTTATAGCACTCGGTGGCGGAGCAACGGATACAAGTGGAAGAAAGGACCTGCTGGTTTCAGTTTTAGATAGACATGATGGCACGTTTAGCTGGCCTACATGTCATGTAAAATCAAAGAAAAGAAAATCATCTTCGGTGCCTATGAGCCATGCACGAGTTTTGAGTTCAACACATGGTCAGATCCTGCCATATCAGCATCGTGCTAAAACCGTTCTGTCTCTGTTGGTAGACAAAAATATTCTATTACCAAGAGTTAAACTTACTTATAAGCAAAGAAGTGATGGGCCTCGGCTAAAGGAAGGTACCGTTACTAAAGATGGAATAAAATGCAGGTGTTGCAATGAACTATTCACTCTGGAAAGCTTTGAGGTTCATGCTGGGTGCAGTACTCGGTTACCTGCTGCTCATATCTTTTTGAAGGATGGGAGGTCCCTCTCACAGTGTTTAGTTGAATTGATGGGTGAAAACAAGCCCAAAGAATCACTGCAAGTGCGCTTGAAGACAAATTGTTCCGATACAGAAAGTGATTCAATATGCTCTATATGCAATGAGGGTGGGGAAATATTACTTTGTGACAATTGTCCTTCATCCTTCCACCATGCTTGTGTTGGTTTGGAG GCCACTCCGGAAGGAAGCTGGTACTGTCCATCTTGTAGATGTAGTATTTGTGACTTGAGTGATTATGATCCTGATACCAACCAATTCACCGAGAAGACTATTATGTATTGTGATCAGTGTGAACGCGAAT ATCATGTTGGTTGCATGAGAAACAAAGGTGATCAGCTCACCTGCTGTCCAGAAGGGTGCTGGTTTTGCAGTAGGGGATGCTCAGAG ATATTTCATCATTTGCAAGAGCTTATCGGGAAATCAATTCCAACTCCTGTCGAAGGCTTATCATGCACCATACTCAGATTTGACAGAGAAAATGCCAGTGACCATGGCGATTTTTACAATGAGATAATGGCAGAACAGTATGGCAAGCTGTGCATTGCACTTGATGTTCTTCATGAATGTTTTGTTACTATTATCGAGCCCCGCACACGAAGAGATCTTTCTGAAGACATTGTGTTCAATAGAGA ATCAGGTCTCCGACGGCTTAATTTTAGGGGATTCTACACGATACTTCTCCAGAAAGATGGTGAGCTGATATCTGTCGGCACTTTTAG ggtATGCGGGAAGAAGTTTGCTGAGCTGCCTCTTATTGGCACAAGAATTCAATATCGTCGACAAGGAATGTGTCGCCTACTGATGAATGAACTGGAGAAG TTACTTTCTGGCTTGGGGGTGGAAAGGCTTATCTTACCGGCGATTCCTCAGCTTCTAGAAACATGGACAGGATCATTTGGTTTCACAGCAATGTCTTTCTCTCAGAGGTTTGAATTGGCAGAGAGCAGCATTCTCAGTTTCCAGGGAACCACCATCTGTCAGAAGATTTTAGATGCCACGCATCATAATCCAAGAGATATGAGCATCCAGTTGGTGGTTAATGCAGAAGAAATTGAGTTGGGGAAGAACAGCATTGTCAGTTTTGAAAGAACCACCGCATGTGACACGGTTGTGAACAATGCATCCAATCATTCAGAAGAGTTGAAGGTTACAGCACAGACTAACTATAACAGTTTAGCATGTGACACGGTTGTGAACAATGCATCCAATCATTCAGAAGAGTTGAAGGTTACAGCGCAGACTAACTATAACAGTCTAGCATTGGCAGAGAACTccgttttcagctcttggggaaccacTATTTGTCAGAAGGTTTCAAGTAATGCATTTAGCCATCCAGAAGAGTTgaatg GATCTGACTACCAACTGGAATGTACTAGTATCGTCCGTGAGGCATTGGAAAGTGATAGTCAAGAAAGCACTTCAGTGGGGGTAGAAGATAGAGACCAACTGGAGCCTGAGCTGTTACTGGAAATTCGGAGTAACAGTAGTGAAGAGGGCAATTGTGCTGTTGGTGTTCCCATTATTACGCCAAACCCAGAAGTTAACTTTACCGTGGACAGTCATGGGCAGCCGTATGACAG ATCAGTGCAGCGAGAGTTGTGTTTCAACTGA